The genomic window CTGTTTACGGTCATTTTACGCGATATTACCAGCCGAGTTGCGGCCCAAGAAGCCCTGCAATTGCAACTGGAACGAGAACGAGTCATGTCTGCCATGCGCGATCGCATTCGTTCTTCTCTCAATCTTAAAGAAATTCTCAACACCACCGTTGCCGAAGTTCGACCCTTTTTAAATACCGATCGCGTGATTATTTATCGTTTTCACCCCGATTGGAGTGGCAAAGTTGTCGTAGAATCTTGTGGCAATGGAACCCGAGAAATTCTCAACCTCACGATTCTCGACCCTTGCTTTGGGAAAACTCATGCCCAACTTTATCAAAAAGGACGCCTCAAAGCCACCTCGGATATTTATAGCGCCCCCATCAGTCCCTGTCATCGCAATTTATTAGCCCAGTTTCAAGTTAAAGCTAATTTAGTCGTGCCGATTTTATTAAATGAAGACTTTAGCCCCAATTCAGAAGAAGAATTAGTAGAACATTCCCCCGGCGAGAACAATCAACTCTGGGGATTGCTGATTGCTCATCACTGCCAAGGTCCCAGGCAGTGGCAGAATTGGGAAACGGAGTTTCTCCAACAATTAGCCACCCAGGTGGCGATCGCCATCCAACAATCCACCCTCTTTGAACAATTGCAAGCGGCAAATCAAGAATTACATCGCCTTGCCTCTCTCGATGGCTTAACTCAAGTCGCCAACCGTCGTTGTTTTGATGAATTTCTTCTTCAGGCATGGCGACGAAGCCCACCGGATCCCCTCTCCCTAATTTTGTGCGATATTGACTACTTCAAACCCTATAACGATACCTACGGACATCAAGCCGGTGACGAGTGCCTCCAACAAGTGGCAGCAGCCCTGGGTCAATGTATCAACCCCAAAAGCGAACTGATCGCCCGATATGGCGGAGAGGAATTTGCTGCCATTTTGCCCAATACCGACCTGAAAAATGCCTTAGAACTCGCCGAACGAATTAGGATGCAAGTGGCTGAATTACAGATTCCTCATGCTCAATCTCAAGTAAGTTCTTACATCACCATGAGTTTAGGGGTAGCAACCCTCACCCCCAGTTCCGAAACCACTCCCACCCAACTGATTGCCAATGCCGACGGAGCCCTCTATGTGGCTAAAGCGGAAGGACGCAATCGAGTTGTTTGCGCTTAATCAGGGATGTTCTTTCTCAAATCGCACCCCCCACTCGTGCATCGTCTCCAGAATCGGTCTGAGAGTCATCCCAAATTCCGTTAAAGAATACTCGACTTTGGGGGGAACCTGGGCATAAACCATCCGGTTAATAATCCCATCCCGTTCCAGTTCCCGCAGTTGCTGAGTCAGCATTTTTTGAGTAATTCCAGCCAAGGCGCGATGCAGTTCTCCAAACCGTTTTACTCCAGAAAATAGCTCTTGCAAAATCAAGACTTTCCATCGTCCCCCAATAATCGCTAAAGTTGTTTCCACTGGACATCCCACTTGTTTTTTGCCTTCCGCTTTTGCTTCCATTGTTACTTTTTGGGAACTAACCCACTTAAAAGTGCATACTTTACAAATCGACCTTACCCATTCTAAAGTAAGTCATAAGTAAAGTATCTAAATTCCATAAAACCTGTCGCGATCGCATTGGAGGAACCCATGTTAACCCTACGCAAAGCAGAAGAACGGGGACAAGGCAACTATGGCTGGCTCAAAACCTCTTATAGCTTTTCCTTTGCCAACTATTATGACCCTCAGTACATGGGATTTCGTGCACTGCGGGTGATTAACCAGGACTGGGTGAGTGGCGGGGGCGGCTTTCCCACCCATTCTCACCGCGATATGGAAATCGTCACCTATATCCTAGAAGGGGCGTTAGAACATAAAGATAGCATGGGAAACACATCCGTCATCCTTCCCGGGGAAGTCCAACGGATGAGTGCCGGGACGGGAGTTGCACATAGTGAGTTTAACCCTTCCCCAACCGAATCCGTGCATCTGTTGCAAATTTGGATGTTACCCGGCCAACAAGGACTCCCTCCCTCCTATGAACAGAAACACTATTCCGAGGCGGAAAAACGCGGCAAATTGCGGTTAATCGGGTCCTCAGATGGGCGGGAGGGTTCCGTCACCATTCATCAGGATTTGAATCTGTATGCCACCATCCTGCATGAGGGCGATCGCGTGGTGTATGAGATTCCTCCGAACCGTCATGCTTGGATACAAGTCGCCCGGGGTAGGCTTATCCTGAACAACCTGCCCCTAAAAACCGGGGATGGGGTCGCCTGTTCCGCCCCGGAAACCCTTACCCTAGTTGGGTCTGAGGAAGAGGCTGAAGTGCTGTTGTTTGACTTGGCTTAAGGGCCGAGGGACTGGAGGCAAAGCCTCCGGGAGAGCGTGACTGGGTTCTACCCAATCAACAACCGCTGGGGGTTAAAACCCCCAGCTAATAGCTAAAGTCGGTTGAAAACCGACTAAAAACACCAGGGGATAAGACTTTCAGTCGGTTTTTTCAGTCGTCTTTAGACGACTTTAGCTGTTAGGCGGGGGATTTATCCCCCGCCGTTTGTTGCTATTAGGCCGCGAATCGTTTTAACCCCCGCCTGGTGTTGCCACTTACATCTCTTACATCTCCGGTTCAGGCGATCGCCACTCCACCCCTGAAGGCGATGGCACATTGTCCAAATCTGGAGACTCCTGAAACACCGTTTCCAGTTGATCCGGGCTTAAAGGCGGACGTCTGCCTCCGAAGATGTCATGCAGCAACGTATAAAAACAGGGGATAATAAATAAGGTGAGAAACGTCGCTAAGGATAACCCCGAGAACACCACCACCCCCAAAGGTTGTAAAAACTCGGACCCTTCCCCGACCCCTGCCGCCAGGGGCAACATTCCCAACACCGTGGTGATGGTGGTCATCAAAATTGGACGCAAGCGTTGGGGGGCGGCTTTCAACATCGCTTGCCGTCGGTTAATCCCGTCCTCTTTATAAATTTGGTTGGCAAACTCCACCATAAGAATTGCATTATTCACCACAATCCCCACTAACAGAATCGCCCCGACTAATACCGTTGCCCCCACCGGGGTTTCCGTCACATACAGTCCGACAATTCCCCCCGCTAAGGCTAAAGGAACCGTTAGCATAATCACCAAGGGGTCAACTAAGGAATTGTACTGGACTGCCATCACCACAAATACGAGAAAGGCGGCTAATCCTCCTAACAATTTGAGAGAGTCTTGTAACTCTTTATTGGTTTGCGCGGAAGAAGAAGGAACCACACTCACCCCTGGAGGAAAATCGATACCCGCCAGGACCTCAGCAATCTGTTCATTTGCCTGTCCCAGGGTTGCCCCTTCGTTCAAAGAACCGCCAATAATAAACACCTGACGCTGATTAATTCGTTGAATTTCTCCAGGTGCTTGTCCACGTTCTACCGTTGCCACATCCCGCAAGCGAATTGACCGATTATTTCCCACTAACAGGGGTAATTGTTCTAACTGAGTGACCCGTTGGACCACATTATCAGGTAAGGTAACGCGAATATCAACCAGGCGATCGCCCCGTTGGAGTTGCGTAGGAACAGCCCCTTGAATTGCCGTTTGAATCGCTGACCCAATATCATTCACCGACAACCCATATTCACCAGCCCGCAACCAATCTGGGCGAATTTGTAACTCCGTTTGTTGCGGGTCGGCATCGGGACGAAAACTTGCCAAAGTGGCTTGTTCATCTAATGCCGCGAGGACTTCTTCCCCCGCTTGTTCCAATGCCCGAACATCGGTCCCTTGTAACGTAACATCCAACTCAGCGCGAACTGGGGAGTTTGTTAAGATAATCCCCCGGACACTTTCGGGACTCATTCGTAAACGAGCATCCACGAGATTGAGTTTTTCAAATTCTTTATTGACTCGGGTAATAAAAGCGTCAATATCCGTACCCGGTTTCAAGCCAATGGTACTCGAACCCCGGAGAGGATTCGGGGAGACACTGGTACCAAAAAGAAAGCCTCCAGCAGTGGTAAAGGCATTCAAAGTTTCCGGTTGTTCCAGTAAAATCTCATCCACCTTTGCCATGATTTGCAGGTTTTGAGCGACGGTGGTATTCGGAGGAAACTGGGCAAATAAGCGAGCTTGTCCTGTATTAATTCGGGGTAAAATTTCCTGGGGAAGTCCTCCCGCTAACAAAAAACTCCCGCCGCCTAAAACAACAATGGTGAGGGGAATTACGACTAAGCGCAGGCGTAAAACCCATTTTAAAATCCATTGATAAATGCGACTGAATCCATTGAATCCTGCATTAAATCCCCTTAAAAGAAAGAATTGACTTAATCCGCTGGTATAGGGAATGGCTAATAAGCGGGAGGTCAACATCGGAACCACGGTTAAGGCAATCAGTAAGGAGGAGGCGACGGCAAAACTAATGGTTAAAATGAGTTCGCTAAAGAGTAGAGAAAATAGGCCACCAATCAGTAAGAAGGGTAAGACGGAGACGAGGTTGGTGGTGGTGGAGGCGAGTAAGGCGGACTCAATAGACCGACTGCTGGCTTCCGCTTGAGCGATCGCCTTGGAAGAGGTCAGGCGCTTCTTTTGCTGACTTTTCCCCGGGGTCATCCCCACCCCTTCGGCGATGGTTTCCAACATGACGATCGCATTGTCTACCACAATCCCCACTCCCAGGGCCAATCCCCCTAAACTAAACACATTCAGGGAGAGACCAAAAACTTGCATTAAGGCAATTGAACTCAGGGTTGCCAAGGGAATCGCCAGGACAATAATGATGGTTTGGCGAATTGAACCCAAAAACAGTAACACCGCCAGGGCCGCGAGTCCGGCCCCGGTTAACCCGGAAATTGCCACATTAGAAATCGAATTCCTAATAAAAACCGACTCATCTAAAGTCGGATAAATTTCCATATCTGGGGGAATTAACCCGGACTGACGCAACTGTTCTATTCGCTGTTTAACCCCCTCTACTGCCGTAATCGTATTCGCATCTCCTTGTTTTTGAATGCTAACTTTTACAGCAGGTTCGCCATTCAGGGTGACTAACACCAGTCGTTCAGCAGTACCATCGATGATGTCCGCAAAGTCCCGGAGATAGACTCGGCCTTGATTGGGAATTTCAAACGAAAGATTGGCAATCTCATCAGCGGATTCAAATTGTCCCCGGGCCCGAGTGAGCGGTTCTTCACTGCCTCCGGATAAGCGACCCCCGGCTACATCAACATTGCGATCGCGCAACTCATTTAAAACCTGGGTTAACCCTAGTCCATAGGATTGCAATCGCACCGGGTCAATGCGAACCTGAATCTCTTCCGTGATGCCTCCGGAGACCTCCACCGACGCCACACCGGGGACAACCCCTAACTCTCGGACTAACTCCTCATCGGCAAACACCCGCAACTCCACATCTTGTAGGGAGGGGGACTGTAAGGCAAACTCATAAACCGGAGACTGAGAGGGGTCTACCTTAAACAATCGCGGGGAGTCCACCGTATCCGGGAGACGTCCTTGGGCGCGGTTAAAGGCAGCGGTTGCTTCATTCAGGGCCAGATCCACATCTCCCCCGGGTTCAAAGAATAAATCCACACTGACTCGACCTTCCCGGGTTTGGGAGTAAACCTGAACCACCCCTTCCGTGGTACTCAGGGCTTGTTCTAAAGGTTTCGTAATCTCTTCAATCGCGACTTCCGGGGAGATTCCCGGGGAATTCAGGCGCAGTCCAATCCGAGGATAGGTAATCGCCGGAAGCAGATCCACTTGAATCGAGGTGAGAAAGAACACCCCCAGAACGATCGCCGTGGCGGTGAGGGCCAAAGTGCCAATATGCTGGCGAATTGCGGTTGCACTGATGCTGAATCCATTCATATTTTCGGGTTCTAACGGTGAACATTTAGCCCGTGGGAGAGAGATTCACGGGCATATTGATGATTGAAAATTGGGATGAAACAAGGGGGGCAGCATATTCCAGGCGATCGCCTCAATTCCCCAGCATTGCGCCGGAAACCAAAGCCCAATTTATTATTCTGACAAGGCACTCAAGCGCACCTCATCCCCATTTGACAGGGGGCGACTGCTACGAATGACATAGCGTTCCCCCGGTCCAAGTCCTGAGAGAATTTCCACTTGATTATTCAAGCGTTCCCCAATTTGGACCGTGCGCGCTTCCACGGTGGGGGTCCCCTCTCCCTCCCGAAGCACAAACAGGGTATTCTCCTCTTCCCCTTGCAAGGCGTTTTCTGGAATCACGACGCGTTCCGTGGTTTGGGTGTCAAAGGTAACCCGGACGAGCAACCCACTCCCAATCCGGCCATCGGGGTTCGGAATGGTCACTTCTACGGGAATTTGGCGCGTTGCCACATTGGAGACGGGAGAAATGCGACTGACTCGACCTTCGACCACTTCCCCGCCTAAGGCATCTAAAGTGACGGTAACGGGTTGTCCGACTCGAATCTGAGCTAAGGCGAGTTCTGCCACAGGAACGATCGCCTTTACCTGGCTAAAATCGCCAAGTTTTAAAACATCGCCCCCCGGTTGCACGAGGTTTCCCGGTTCCGTCAGGCGATCGAGAACAACGCCGGTAATCGGGGACCGCAAAAAGGCATAAGACCGACGTTCTCGGGCTTGGGCGACTACAGACCGTTGGGCCTTCACCCGTTGTTCAGCACTACTGACGGATTCTTGT from Laspinema palackyanum D2c includes these protein-coding regions:
- a CDS encoding winged helix-turn-helix transcriptional regulator, with translation MEAKAEGKKQVGCPVETTLAIIGGRWKVLILQELFSGVKRFGELHRALAGITQKMLTQQLRELERDGIINRMVYAQVPPKVEYSLTEFGMTLRPILETMHEWGVRFEKEHP
- a CDS encoding pirin family protein, whose product is MLTLRKAEERGQGNYGWLKTSYSFSFANYYDPQYMGFRALRVINQDWVSGGGGFPTHSHRDMEIVTYILEGALEHKDSMGNTSVILPGEVQRMSAGTGVAHSEFNPSPTESVHLLQIWMLPGQQGLPPSYEQKHYSEAEKRGKLRLIGSSDGREGSVTIHQDLNLYATILHEGDRVVYEIPPNRHAWIQVARGRLILNNLPLKTGDGVACSAPETLTLVGSEEEAEVLLFDLA
- a CDS encoding efflux RND transporter permease subunit; translated protein: MNGFSISATAIRQHIGTLALTATAIVLGVFFLTSIQVDLLPAITYPRIGLRLNSPGISPEVAIEEITKPLEQALSTTEGVVQVYSQTREGRVSVDLFFEPGGDVDLALNEATAAFNRAQGRLPDTVDSPRLFKVDPSQSPVYEFALQSPSLQDVELRVFADEELVRELGVVPGVASVEVSGGITEEIQVRIDPVRLQSYGLGLTQVLNELRDRNVDVAGGRLSGGSEEPLTRARGQFESADEIANLSFEIPNQGRVYLRDFADIIDGTAERLVLVTLNGEPAVKVSIQKQGDANTITAVEGVKQRIEQLRQSGLIPPDMEIYPTLDESVFIRNSISNVAISGLTGAGLAALAVLLFLGSIRQTIIIVLAIPLATLSSIALMQVFGLSLNVFSLGGLALGVGIVVDNAIVMLETIAEGVGMTPGKSQQKKRLTSSKAIAQAEASSRSIESALLASTTTNLVSVLPFLLIGGLFSLLFSELILTISFAVASSLLIALTVVPMLTSRLLAIPYTSGLSQFFLLRGFNAGFNGFSRIYQWILKWVLRLRLVVIPLTIVVLGGGSFLLAGGLPQEILPRINTGQARLFAQFPPNTTVAQNLQIMAKVDEILLEQPETLNAFTTAGGFLFGTSVSPNPLRGSSTIGLKPGTDIDAFITRVNKEFEKLNLVDARLRMSPESVRGIILTNSPVRAELDVTLQGTDVRALEQAGEEVLAALDEQATLASFRPDADPQQTELQIRPDWLRAGEYGLSVNDIGSAIQTAIQGAVPTQLQRGDRLVDIRVTLPDNVVQRVTQLEQLPLLVGNNRSIRLRDVATVERGQAPGEIQRINQRQVFIIGGSLNEGATLGQANEQIAEVLAGIDFPPGVSVVPSSSAQTNKELQDSLKLLGGLAAFLVFVVMAVQYNSLVDPLVIMLTVPLALAGGIVGLYVTETPVGATVLVGAILLVGIVVNNAILMVEFANQIYKEDGINRRQAMLKAAPQRLRPILMTTITTVLGMLPLAAGVGEGSEFLQPLGVVVFSGLSLATFLTLFIIPCFYTLLHDIFGGRRPPLSPDQLETVFQESPDLDNVPSPSGVEWRSPEPEM
- a CDS encoding efflux RND transporter periplasmic adaptor subunit, with product MLKSCPIQRNRGNRSLLISLRNGRLFFCMAIAVGLVGCPSIFNREAEGQPATPGGSRERQRGPSSPSVEVAIARTDTLREPLVYSGNTEPFREVSVRAQTEGRLLDMTVDLGDRVEEGEILAQLDGTLLEISLSEAEAELAARESDVVRARNEVRNAQVQLDQAVVELQQAQKDAERFLNLAAEGAVSRQQGELAQTEADVAAQTVRSAREQILIEQESVSSAEQRVKAQRSVVAQARERRSYAFLRSPITGVVLDRLTEPGNLVQPGGDVLKLGDFSQVKAIVPVAELALAQIRVGQPVTVTLDALGGEVVEGRVSRISPVSNVATRQIPVEVTIPNPDGRIGSGLLVRVTFDTQTTERVVIPENALQGEEENTLFVLREGEGTPTVEARTVQIGERLNNQVEILSGLGPGERYVIRSSRPLSNGDEVRLSALSE